One segment of Amycolatopsis alba DSM 44262 DNA contains the following:
- a CDS encoding CHAD domain-containing protein, with translation MTAETLPRKNVPSTTPAALGLGDRPAKAGPDDPAATHVRVKLDVEIRALLAHEPGTKSGADPEDLHQMRVALRRMRSVLKLSGRLVGPEAEPVRAELGWLGQSLGDVRDYDVLIGHLREVVAEFEVRDQPAARSLVSKFVTERGVAKRRLTRALASPRYSSMLQDIGRLARQPAAEKPTSEAAPTSADLVAGLTKPHRKLAKAVKALPSDPPDDDLHALRIYGKKLRYAAEMAKPAAKKKQAERIQQLIKATKNFQTVLGDHQDACVAADRMRGVVTSVDPEVAFIAGRVAEKELLRRAEVRAVWRDVWAEVDAAAQAVSPRM, from the coding sequence GTGACAGCCGAGACCCTGCCGCGTAAGAACGTCCCTTCGACCACTCCGGCCGCGCTCGGGCTCGGCGACCGCCCCGCGAAAGCCGGGCCGGACGATCCGGCGGCCACCCATGTCCGGGTCAAGCTCGACGTCGAGATCCGTGCGCTCCTCGCGCACGAGCCCGGCACCAAATCCGGCGCCGACCCCGAGGATCTGCATCAGATGCGGGTCGCGCTGCGCCGGATGCGCAGCGTCCTCAAACTCTCGGGCCGTCTCGTCGGCCCCGAAGCCGAACCCGTCCGCGCCGAACTCGGCTGGCTCGGCCAGTCCCTCGGCGACGTCCGCGACTACGACGTCCTGATCGGGCATCTCCGCGAGGTCGTCGCCGAGTTCGAGGTGCGCGACCAGCCCGCCGCGCGCAGTCTGGTCTCGAAGTTCGTCACCGAACGCGGGGTCGCGAAGCGGCGGCTCACCCGCGCGCTCGCCAGCCCCCGGTATTCCTCGATGCTGCAGGACATCGGCCGCCTGGCCCGGCAGCCCGCCGCCGAAAAGCCCACGTCCGAGGCCGCCCCCACCTCGGCGGACCTCGTCGCCGGGCTGACGAAGCCGCATCGAAAGCTCGCGAAGGCGGTGAAGGCGCTTCCCTCCGATCCCCCGGATGACGACCTTCACGCGCTTCGCATCTACGGCAAGAAACTCCGCTACGCCGCCGAGATGGCCAAGCCCGCCGCGAAGAAGAAGCAGGCGGAACGGATCCAGCAGCTGATCAAGGCCACGAAGAACTTCCAGACCGTCCTCGGGGACCATCAGGACGCCTGCGTCGCCGCGGACCGCATGCGTGGCGTCGTGACCTCTGTCGACCCCGAGGTCGCCTTCATCGCGGGCAGGGTCGCGGAGAAGGAGCTGCTGCGCCGCGCCGAGGTCCGTGCCGTGTGGCGCGACGTCTGGGCGGAGGTCGACGCGGCCGCTCAGGCGGTGAGCCCGCGGATGTAG
- a CDS encoding FAD-dependent monooxygenase codes for MTGVLIAGAGPTGLTLAIDLARRGVGVRIVEKAETFFEGSRGDGLQPRTLEVFEDLGVLDAVLAAGQPPVPMKIHLGGEVVGERMMAELAEPTPDVPYPNGFFLGQSRTEGILRDRLAGFGVKVELGTPLLGFEQDADGVTAELPGERIRVDYLVGADGGKSFVRKALGIAFEGTTDESIRMLLGDVQAEGLDRAYGHWFAKPENPMSGIGLTPLPGVPHFQFGAPLGEEEVEASLVTLQSRLDELSGGGIRLHDLTWSTVWRPNIRLAARFRDGRVFLAGDAAHVHPPTGGQGLNTGVQDAYNLGWKLADGSPELLDSYESERRGVAARVLKISTEILEKYKEGADDAHERGENTRQLDIGYRGGPLAPETTGRIRPGDRAPDAPLKDANGKSVRLFELLRGPKPTVLVFGDGPAPEGARRILPAGSALSEVDFEDVGGHAFAAYDAGNGRQVSIRPDGYIRGLTA; via the coding sequence ATGACCGGGGTTTTGATCGCGGGGGCGGGGCCGACCGGGCTCACGCTGGCCATCGACCTGGCGCGCCGAGGCGTCGGCGTGCGGATCGTGGAGAAGGCCGAGACGTTCTTCGAGGGCTCGCGCGGCGACGGCCTCCAGCCGCGCACGCTGGAGGTCTTCGAGGACCTCGGCGTACTGGACGCGGTGCTGGCCGCCGGTCAGCCGCCGGTGCCGATGAAGATCCACCTGGGCGGCGAGGTCGTCGGCGAGCGGATGATGGCCGAGCTCGCCGAGCCGACGCCGGACGTGCCTTATCCGAACGGCTTCTTCCTCGGTCAGTCGCGGACCGAGGGGATCCTGCGCGACCGGCTCGCCGGCTTCGGCGTCAAGGTCGAGCTCGGCACTCCGCTGCTCGGCTTCGAGCAGGACGCCGACGGCGTGACGGCCGAGCTGCCGGGCGAGCGGATCCGGGTCGATTACCTCGTCGGCGCGGACGGCGGGAAGAGCTTCGTGCGCAAGGCGCTCGGGATCGCGTTCGAGGGCACCACCGACGAATCGATCCGCATGCTGCTGGGCGACGTCCAGGCGGAGGGACTCGATCGCGCGTACGGGCACTGGTTCGCGAAGCCCGAAAACCCCATGTCAGGGATCGGGCTCACACCGTTGCCGGGGGTGCCGCACTTCCAGTTCGGCGCGCCGCTGGGGGAGGAAGAGGTCGAGGCGTCGCTGGTCACGCTGCAGTCCCGGCTCGACGAGCTGTCCGGCGGCGGGATCCGGCTGCACGATCTCACCTGGTCGACGGTGTGGCGGCCCAACATCAGGCTCGCCGCGCGGTTCCGGGACGGCCGTGTGTTCCTCGCGGGCGACGCGGCGCACGTCCACCCGCCGACCGGTGGGCAGGGGCTCAACACCGGCGTCCAGGATGCGTACAACCTGGGGTGGAAGCTCGCCGACGGTTCGCCGGAGCTGCTCGACAGCTACGAGTCCGAGCGTCGTGGGGTCGCCGCGCGGGTGCTGAAGATCAGCACGGAGATCCTGGAGAAGTACAAAGAGGGCGCGGACGACGCGCACGAGCGCGGCGAGAACACGCGTCAGCTCGACATCGGCTACCGCGGCGGTCCGCTCGCGCCCGAGACGACCGGCCGGATCCGGCCGGGTGACCGCGCCCCGGACGCGCCGCTGAAGGACGCGAACGGCAAATCCGTCCGGCTGTTCGAACTGCTGCGCGGCCCGAAGCCGACGGTGCTGGTGTTCGGTGACGGTCCGGCTCCCGAAGGCGCGCGGCGGATCCTGCCCGCGGGCAGCGCACTGTCCGAAGTGGACTTCGAGGACGTCGGAGGGCACGCCTTCGCCGCCTACGATGCCGGGAACGGGCGGCAGGTGTCGATCCGCCCGGACGGCTACATCCGCGGGCTCACCGCCTGA